The following are encoded together in the Pseudodesulfovibrio indicus genome:
- the gpmI gene encoding 2,3-bisphosphoglycerate-independent phosphoglycerate mutase: MAEPKKTLLLILDGWGIAPDGAGNCVRNAATPHLDRFLADYPSTRLTCSGRAVGLPDGFMGNSEVGHMNIGGGRIIYQDMTRIDMAIEDGSLKENPALVKLMDRTVAGSGRLHFMGLISDGGVHSHLNHLFALLEMAKARNIPEVFVHVFLDGRDTGPTSGLGYVGQLADKLAELGVGRIATVSGRFWAMDRDKRFERVEVAYRALVDGDGVVIDDPLAAIRASYDAGENDEFVKPSVVSGVDGRLKDGDGLFFFNFRADRAREISRAVFDKNFKEFSRSRVPDLAGFATMTRYESSFPMETAFPSESYDNTLGEFVSARGMNQLRIAETEKYAHVTYFLNCGREEPFPGEDRVMIPSPREVATYDLKPQMSADEVADTLIAKWGEYDLCVCNLANLDMVGHTGIMGAAEQACVTVDGCVGRIVDKVLADGGRVLLTADHGNAEQMLAADGTPHTAHSTNPVPLVYIEKGCEGAVLEEGILGDIAPTVISLWGLEPPAEMTGKNLITKGK; encoded by the coding sequence TCCCTCCACCCGGCTGACCTGTTCGGGCCGCGCCGTGGGGCTGCCCGACGGATTCATGGGCAACTCCGAGGTGGGCCACATGAACATCGGCGGCGGGCGGATCATCTACCAGGACATGACCCGCATCGACATGGCCATCGAGGACGGCTCCCTCAAGGAGAATCCCGCCCTGGTGAAGCTCATGGACCGGACCGTGGCCGGTTCGGGACGGCTGCATTTCATGGGGTTGATCTCGGACGGCGGGGTGCACAGCCATCTCAACCATCTCTTCGCGCTGCTCGAAATGGCCAAGGCCCGGAACATCCCCGAGGTCTTCGTGCACGTCTTCCTGGACGGGCGCGACACCGGCCCCACCAGCGGACTGGGCTACGTCGGGCAGCTGGCCGACAAGCTGGCCGAACTGGGCGTGGGGCGCATCGCCACGGTCAGCGGCCGGTTCTGGGCCATGGACCGGGACAAGCGTTTCGAGCGCGTGGAAGTGGCCTACCGGGCGCTGGTGGACGGCGACGGCGTGGTCATCGACGATCCTCTGGCCGCCATCCGGGCGTCCTACGACGCGGGTGAGAACGACGAGTTCGTCAAGCCCTCCGTGGTCAGCGGCGTGGACGGGCGGCTCAAGGACGGCGACGGCCTGTTCTTCTTCAATTTCCGGGCGGACCGCGCCCGGGAGATCAGCCGGGCCGTCTTCGATAAGAATTTTAAAGAGTTTTCGCGCAGCCGCGTGCCGGACCTGGCCGGATTTGCGACCATGACCCGGTACGAGTCCTCCTTCCCCATGGAAACCGCCTTTCCGTCCGAGAGCTACGACAACACCCTGGGCGAATTCGTCTCCGCAAGGGGCATGAACCAGCTGCGCATCGCCGAGACCGAGAAATACGCCCATGTGACCTACTTTCTCAACTGCGGGCGCGAGGAGCCGTTCCCCGGCGAGGACCGGGTGATGATCCCGTCCCCGCGCGAGGTGGCCACCTACGACCTCAAGCCGCAGATGTCCGCCGACGAGGTGGCCGACACCCTGATCGCCAAGTGGGGCGAATACGACCTCTGCGTCTGCAACCTGGCCAATCTCGACATGGTCGGCCACACCGGGATCATGGGCGCGGCCGAACAGGCGTGCGTGACCGTGGACGGCTGCGTGGGCCGCATCGTGGACAAGGTCCTGGCCGACGGCGGGCGCGTGCTGCTGACCGCCGATCACGGCAACGCGGAGCAGATGCTCGCCGCCGACGGCACCCCGCACACGGCCCACTCCACCAATCCGGTGCCCCTTGTGTATATCGAGAAAGGGTGCGAAGGTGCGGTCCTCGAAGAGGGCATCCTCGGCGACATCGCCCCGACCGTCATCTCCCTGTGGGGGCTTGAGCCGCCTGCGGAGATGACCGGCAAGAATCTGATAACAAAGGGAAAATGA